One Epinephelus fuscoguttatus linkage group LG10, E.fuscoguttatus.final_Chr_v1 genomic window carries:
- the timm13 gene encoding mitochondrial import inner membrane translocase subunit Tim13, which yields MDGFGSDFSAGGAGGKVDTGTIMEQVKVQIAVANAQELLQRMTDKCFKKCIGKPGSTLDNSEQKCIAMCMDRYMDAWNTVSRTYNSRLQRERARM from the exons ATGGACGGGTTCGGTTCAGACTTCTCAGCCGGCGGAGCAGGAGGGAAAGTGGACACCGGAACCATCATGGAGCAGGTCAAGGTCCAGATCGCGGTGGCTAACGctcaggagctgctgcag aGAATGACAGACAAATGCTTCAAGAAGTGCATAGGTAAACCTGGGAGCACGCTGGACAACTCTGAGCAG AAATGTATCGCCATGTGTATGGACCGGTATATGGACGCCTGGAACACTGTGTCCCGAACGTACAACTCCAGActacagagagaaagagctcGCATGTGA
- the enc3 gene encoding ectodermal-neural cortex 3 has protein sequence MSVSNHENRKSRSSSGSMNIQLFHKTSHADSLLTQLNLLRKRKVFTDVILKAGNRSFPCHRAVLASCSRYFEAMFSGGLRESRDAEVNFHDSLHPEVLELLLDYAYSARIIINEENAESLLEAGDMLQFHDIRDAASEFLEKNLHQSNCLGMMLLSDAHQCQRLYELSWRMCLANFATLFRTEDFLSLPRDKVQELILSEELEVEDESLVYEAVIDWVKADMEHRHSELPELLRCVRLALLPETYLLKNVASEELVMCHKVGREIVEDAVRCKMRILQNDGIVTGFCARPRKVSQALLLLGGQTFMCDKVYMIDNKTKEITPKTDIPSPRKECSACAIGCKVYVTGGRGSENGASKDVWVYDTLHDEWSKASPMLVARFGHGSAELDHMLYVVGGHTSLAGSFPASPSVSLKQVEQYDPQTNKWTLVAPLREGVSNAAVVGAKNKLFAFGGTSVNRDKYPKVQCFDPCQNRWSVPAACPQLWRYTAAAVVGNHVVVIGGDTEFSASSAYRFNSETYQWSKFGDVTAKRISCHAVASGNRLYVVGGYFGAQRCKTLDCYDPSSDSWDSVTSVPYSLIPTAFVSTWKYLSA, from the exons ATGTCCGTCAGTAACCACGAAAACAGAAAGTCTCGCTCTAGTTCTGGCTCCATGAATATCCAACTCTTCCACAAGACGTCCCACGCCGACAGCCTGTTGACTCAGCTCAACCTGCTACGCAAACGAAAAGTCTTCACAGATGTCATCCTGAAGGCCGGAAACAGATCCTTCCCCTGCCACCGGGCCGTCCTGGCCTCCTGTAGCCGATACTTTGAAGCTATGTTCAGTGGCGGGCTCAGGGAGAGCCGTGACGCCGAAGTCAACTTCCACGACTCTCTCCATCCGGAGGTGCTGGAGCTGTTGCTCGATTACGCCTACTCTGCCCGAATCATCATCAACGAGGAAAATGCAGAGTCGCTTCTTGAAGCTGGCGACATGCTCCAGTTTCACGACATCAGGGACGCGGCGTCGGAGTTTCTAGAAAAGAACCTCCACCAGTCAAACTGCCTGGGGATGATGCTGCTGTCAGACGCCCACCAGTGCCAGAGACTGTACGAGCTGTCGTGGAGGATGTGCCTGGCGAACTTTGCCACGCTCTTCAGGACTGAGGACTTCCTCAGCTTACCCAGAGACAAAGTCCAGGAGCTGATCCTCAGCGAGGAGCTGGAGGTGGAGGATGAGAGCCTGGTGTACGAGGCTGTAATTGACTGGGTCAAAGCCGACATGGAGCACAGGCACAGCGAGCTGCCCGAGCTGCTGCGATGTGTCCGCCTGGCGCTGCTCCCTGAAACATACCTGCTGAAGAACGTTGCTTCAGAGGAGCTGGTGATGTGCCACAAAGTGGGGCGGGAGATTGTTGAAGATGCTGTTCGGTGCAAAATGAGGATCCTCCAGAATGACGGTATTGTAACAGGGTTCTGTGCACGGCCGAGGAAGGTTAGCCAGGCcttgctgctgctgggaggACAGACTTTCATGTGTGATAAAGTCTACATGATTGACAACAAGACTAAAGAGATCACCCCCAAAACAGACATCCCCAGCCCCAGGAAGGAGTGCAGCGCCTGTGCTATTGGTTGCAAG GTTTATGTTACTGGAGGACGTGGCTCTGAAAACGGGGCCTCCAAAGATGTCTGGGTCTACGACACGTTACATGATGAGTGGTCCAAAGCGTCACCTATGCTGGTCGCCAGATTCGGACACGGGTCTGCAGAGCTCGACCACATGCTCTACGTCGTGGGAGGACACACTTCTCTTGCAGGATCCTTCCCTGCATCTCCGTCTGTGTCTCTCAAACAGGTGGAACAGTACGACCCTCAGACCAATAAATGGACCCTGGTGGCTCCGCTCAGAGAGGGCGTGAGCAACGCCGCCGTCGTCGGTGCCAAAAACAAACTCTTTGCTTTCGGAGGCACCAGTGTAAACAGAGACAAATACCCCAAGGTGCAGTGCTTCGACCCGTGTCAGAACCGGTGGTCTGTGCCGGCTGCCTGTCCGCAGCTGTGGCGCtacactgcagcagctgtggtcgGCAACCATGTCGTGGTGATCGGAGGCGACACTGAGTTCTCAGCCAGCTCTGCTTACCGGTTCAACAGCGAGACATACCAGTGGTCAAAGTTTGGCGACGTGACGGCAAAACGCATCAGCTGCCATGCAGTGGCGTCAGGAAACAGACTATATGTGGTCGGAGGGTACTTCGGGGCTCAGAGGTGTAAGACGCTAGACTGTTACGATCCATCATCGGACTCTTGGGACAGTGTGACCAGTGTGCCCTACTCACTCATTCCCACTGCCTTCGTCAGCACATGGAAGTACCTCTCGGCGTAG